The following are encoded in a window of Peromyscus leucopus breed LL Stock chromosome X, UCI_PerLeu_2.1, whole genome shotgun sequence genomic DNA:
- the LOC114705442 gene encoding LOW QUALITY PROTEIN: protein argonaute-4-like (The sequence of the model RefSeq protein was modified relative to this genomic sequence to represent the inferred CDS: inserted 1 base in 1 codon; substituted 1 base at 1 genomic stop codon): protein MEALGPGPPASLFQPPRRPGLGTVGKPIRLLANHFQVQIPKIDVYHYDVDIKLEKRPPTGTMVRHFKMQIFGDWQPGYEGKRNMYTAHPLPIGRDRVDMEVTLPGEGKDQTFKVSVXWVSVVSLQLLLEALAGHLNEVPDDSVQALDVITRHLPSMRYTPVGRSLFSPPEGYYHPLGGGREVWFGFHQSVRPAMWNMMLNIDVSATAFYWAQPIIEFMCEVLDIQNINEQRKPLTDSQCVKFTKEIRALKSLLSAVGLKVEVTHCGQMKRKYRVCNVTRRPASHQTFPLQLENGQALECTVAQYFKQKYSLQLKYPHLPCLQVGQEQMHTYLPLEVCNIVAGQRCIKKLTDNQTSTTMIKATARSAPDRQEEISRLVKSNSMVGGPDPYLKEIXIVVHNEMTELTGRVLPAPMLQYGGRNKTVVTPNQGVWDMRGKQLYAGIEIQVWAVACFAPQKQCREDLLKSFTDQLRKISKDAGMPIQGQPCFCKYAQGADSVEPMFKHVKMTYVGLQLIVVILPGKTPVYAEVKRVGDTLLGMATQCVQVKNVVKTSPQTLSNLCLKINAKLGGINNVLVPHQRPSVFQQPVIFLGADVTHPPAGDGKKPSIAAVVGSMDGHPSRYCATVRVQTSRQEIAQELLYSQEIVQDLTSMSRELLIQFYKSTRFKPTRIIYYRGGVSEGQMKQVAWPELLAIRKACISLEEDYRPGITYIVVQKRHHTRLFCADKTERVGKSGNVPAGTTVDSTITHPSEFDFYLCSHAGIQGTSRPSHYQVLWDDNCFTADELQLLTYQLCHTYGRCTRSVSIPAPAYYARLVAFRPRYHLVDKDHDSAEGSHVSGRDPQALAKAVQIHHDTQHTMYFA from the exons ATGGAGGCGCTGGGACCCGGACCTCCAGCCAGCCTCTTCCAGCCACCTCGTCGTCCTGGCCTTGGAACTGTTGGGAAGCCAATTCGACTGTTAGCCAATCATTTTCAGGTTCAGATCCCTAAAATAGATGTGTATCACTATGATGTGGATATTAAACTAGAAAAACGGCCTCCAACAGGGACTATGGTGCGACACTTCAAGATGCAGATATTTGGGGATTGGCAGCCCGGCTATGAAGGCAAAAGAAACATGTACACAGCACATCCACTGCCAATTGGACGGGACAGGGTTGACATGGAGGTGACCCTTCCAGGTGAGGGCAAAGACCAAACTTTCAAAGTGTCTGTGTAGTGGGTGTCAGTTGTGAGCCTTCAGTTGCTTTTGGAGGCTTTAGCTGGGCACCTGAATGAAGTCCCTGACGACTCAGTACAAGCACTTGACGTTATTACAAGGCATCTCCCCTCTATGAGATACACTCCTGTGGGCCGTTCTTTGTTCTCACCTCCTGAAGGTT ATTACCACCCTCTGGGAGGTGGCAGAGAGGTCTGGTTCGGCTTTCACCAGTCTGTGAGACCTGCCATGTGGAATATGATGCTCAATATTGATGTATCTGCAACTGCTTTCTACTGGGCCCAGCCTATCATTGAGTTCATGTGTGAGGTTTTAGATATTCAGAACATCAATGAACAAAGGAAACCTCTAACGGACTCCCAGTGTGTCAAGTTTACCAAAGAAATTAGAGCTTTG aaaTCTTTGTTATCTGCAGTAGGTCTCAAAGTTGAGGTGACTCACTGTGGACAGATGAAACGAAAATATCGAGTTTGTAATGTGACAAGACGACCAGCCAGTCATCAAACCTTTCCTTTGCAGCTAGAAAACGGTCAGGCTCTGGAATGTACAGTAGCTCAGTATTTTAAGCAGAAGTATAGTCTGCAGCTGAAGTACCCCCATCTGCCCTGCCTTCAGGTGGGACAAGAACAGATGCATACATACTTGCCACTTGAGGTCTGTAATATAGTGGCAGGACAGAGATGTATAAAGAAGCTCACAGACAATCAGACATCCACCACAATGATCAAAGCCACAGCAAGATCTGCTCCTGACAGACAGGAGGAAATCAGTAGACTGGTAAAGAGCAACAGCATGGTGGGTGGGCCTGACCCATACCTGAAGGAGA TGATTGTTGTCCACAATGAGATGACGGAGCTCACAGGCAGGGTCCTCCCAGCTCCCATGCTGCAGTACGGAGGCCGGAATAAAACAGTAGTCACACCCAACCAGGGTGTCTGGGACATGCGAGGAAAGCAGCTTTATGCTGGCATTGAGATTCAAGTTTGGGCAGTGGCTTGTTTTGCGCCTCAGAAACAATGTAGGGAAGATTTGCTAAAGAGTTTCACTGACCAGCTTCGTAAAATCTCCAAGGATGCGGGGATGCCCATCCAGGGTCAGCCATGCTTCTGCAAGTACGCACAAGGTGCCGACAGTGTGGAGCCCATGTTTAAACATGTGAAAATGACATATGTGGGCCTGCAGCTGATAGTGGTTATCCTGCCGGGAAAGACACCAGTATATGCGGAGGTGAAGCGTGTTGGAGATACCCTTTTAGGTATGGCCACACAGTGTGTCCAGGTCAAAAACGTTGTGAAGACCTCACCCCAAACCCTTTCCAACCTTTGCCTGAAGATAAACGCAAAGCTTGGAGGAATTAACAATGTACTTGTACCTCACCAAAGGCCTTCAGTGTTCCAGCAGCCTGTCATTTTCCTGGGAGCAGATGTCACTCACCCGCCTGCTGGGGACGGGAAGAAACCTTCTATCGCAGCTGTGGTGGGCAGCATGGACGGCCACCCCAGCCGGTATTGTGCCACAGTTCGGGTGCAGACGTCTCGGCAGGAGATTGCTCAGGAGCTCCTCTACAGTCAGGAGATTGTGCAGGATCTGACAAGCATGTCTCGGGAGCTACTGATTCAGTTCTACAAGTCCACGCGCTTCAAGCCCACTCGTATCATCTACTACCGTGGAGGGGTGTCCGAGGGACAGATGAAACAGGTAGCTTGGCCGGAGCTATTAGCAATTCGAAAGGCCTGTATAAGCTTGGAGGAAGACTATCGGCCTGGAATAACCTACATTGTAGTGCAAAAGAGACATCACACTCGACTCTTCTGTGCAGATAAAACAGAAAGGGTGGGGAAAAGTGGCAATGTCCCAGCAGGCACTACGGTGGACAGTACCATCACACATCCGTCTGAGTTTGACTTTTACCTCTGTAGTCATGCAGGAATTCAGGGAACCAGCCGCCCTTCACATTACCAGGTCTTGTGGGATGACAACTGCTTCACTGCAGATGAACTCCAGCTGCTGACTTACCAGCTTTGTCACACCTACGGAAGGTGCACGCGCTCGGTCTCCATTCCTGCCCCTGCATATTATGCCCGGCTGGTAGCATTTCGGCCAAGGTATCATTTGGTGGATAAAGATCATGACAGTGCGGAAGGCAGTCATGTGTCAGGCCGGGACCCTCAGGCCTTGGCTAAGGCTGTGCAGATCCACCACGATACCCAGCACACTATGTATTTTGCCTGA